In Alteromonas sp. RKMC-009, the genomic stretch CGTGTCACCATCCGTTCACGGCACCCCGCGGCCTGACCGCTGAAGAGCTCAAAGCGAACCCGGCTGAAGCGATTTCAGATGCCTACGACATGGTACTGAACGGTGTGGAACTGGGCGGTGGTTCTGTGCGTATTCACAATCAGGACATGCAGTCTGCAGTATTCAGCATTCTGGGTATCGACGAAGAAGAAGCGCAGAACAAGTTTGGCTTCTTGTTAGAAGCGCTGCAGTTTGGCGCGCCGCCCCATGCTGGTCTTGCTTTCGGTCTGGATCGTCTGGTGATGCTGATGACCGGTGCAACGTCAATTCGCGACGTAATGGCATTCCCGAAAACCACCACGGCTGCATGCCCGCTGACAGATGCACCGAGCCCGGCGAATCCGGCGGCGCTGGCGGAACTGGCCATTGCGACTGTTAAGAAAGACGCTGAATAATTCCGGATGGCGTTAAAGCGACCGGAATCTGTGCTGGTGGTGCTCTATGATGAGCACCACCGCATATTGTTACTACAACGCAATGATGACCCTTCATTCTGGCAATCTGTGACAGGGACTGTTGAAGCCGGTGAGCTTCCTGCAGAAACTGCCGTCAGAGAAGTCGCCGAAGAAACAGGCATCGTGCTGACTCCTCTGCAGCTTAATGACTGCTCTCTCATTAACCGCTACGAAATCCGCCGCCGCTGGCTGCACCGTTACCCGCAGGGTACCCGTTTCAATACTGAGCATGTCTTCAGTGCCTGTGTCTCTTCGGCCAGTGAGCTTGTGTTAACTGAGCATCTGGCGTTTGAATGGCTGGACAAACCGGATGCCCTGGCTAAATTATGGTCGCCTTCAAACCGTGATGCAGTAGAAGCATTTGTGCCGGAGTGCCGAAGATGATTATACTGGGTATAGATCCAGGTTCCCGTGTAACAGGGTATGGTGTGATTGCCAGAAAACAGGGCAAAATTGTTTATTTGGGCAGTGGATGCATTCGTGTAAAAAGCGATGTTATGGCTGACCGGCTGGCACAAATTTTTGCAGGTGTGGGTGAAGTAATACGTGAATTCACGCCGCAGCAATTTGCCATAGAACAGGTTTTTATGGCGAAAAACCCGGATTCTGCATTGAAGCTCGGGCAGGCAAGA encodes the following:
- the nudB gene encoding dihydroneopterin triphosphate diphosphatase; this translates as MALKRPESVLVVLYDEHHRILLLQRNDDPSFWQSVTGTVEAGELPAETAVREVAEETGIVLTPLQLNDCSLINRYEIRRRWLHRYPQGTRFNTEHVFSACVSSASELVLTEHLAFEWLDKPDALAKLWSPSNRDAVEAFVPECRR